In the genome of bacterium, one region contains:
- the mazG gene encoding nucleoside triphosphate pyrophosphohydrolase, with protein sequence MPAGPESFQRALDVMAKLRAPEGCPWDKDQDHHSLKPYLIEEAYEVIEAIESGNAERLREELGDLLLQVIFHCRLTEEKGLFSASDVAQGLADKMIARHPHVFGDSQADTSEEVLRNWEIAKRKEREDKNESEGPPSILDGVPAPMPALQRAQRLQGKAARVGFDWPDAEGAARKVEEEWAELRRAMAGGDGAAIEEEMGDLVFAAVNLSRKLGVNAEDAARGTISRFIARFHAIEKALRDRGLTPETVSLEEMDRLWETAKEKEKAAPPGDG encoded by the coding sequence GTGCCCGCAGGACCCGAGAGCTTCCAGCGCGCCCTGGACGTCATGGCCAAGCTGCGCGCGCCCGAGGGGTGTCCCTGGGACAAGGACCAGGACCACCACTCCCTCAAGCCCTACCTCATCGAGGAGGCCTACGAGGTCATCGAGGCCATCGAGTCGGGCAACGCCGAGCGGCTCCGCGAAGAGCTGGGCGACCTGCTCCTGCAAGTCATCTTCCACTGCCGGCTGACCGAGGAGAAAGGCCTGTTCAGCGCCTCCGACGTCGCCCAGGGTCTCGCCGACAAGATGATCGCCCGCCACCCGCACGTCTTCGGAGACTCCCAAGCGGACACTTCAGAGGAAGTCCTGCGCAACTGGGAGATCGCCAAGCGAAAGGAGCGGGAGGACAAGAACGAAAGCGAAGGGCCGCCCTCGATCCTCGACGGCGTTCCCGCCCCGATGCCCGCCCTGCAGCGCGCCCAGCGCCTTCAGGGAAAAGCCGCCCGCGTGGGCTTCGACTGGCCCGACGCCGAGGGGGCCGCCCGCAAGGTGGAGGAGGAGTGGGCCGAGCTTCGCCGGGCGATGGCGGGGGGCGATGGGGCGGCGATCGAGGAGGAAATGGGTGATCTTGTTTTCGCGGCGGTCAACCTCTCCCGCAAGCTGGGGGTGAACGCCGAGGACGCCGCCCGGGGTACGATCTCCCGCTTCATCGCGCGCTTCCACGCCATCGAGAAAGCCCTCCGGGACCGGGGGCTGACCCCCGAGACCGTCTCCCTCGAGGAGATGGATCGCCTCTGGGAGACCGCCAAGGAAAAAGAAAAAGCCGCCCCTCCCGGTGACGGCTAG